The Rhopalosiphum maidis isolate BTI-1 chromosome 1, ASM367621v3, whole genome shotgun sequence genome has a segment encoding these proteins:
- the LOC113550368 gene encoding serine/threonine-protein phosphatase PGAM5, mitochondrial-like — translation MNDTNKLYFIPSISYLRQPKSLVKPIDSNKPELQDKYEKKIENQKSSATRHIFLIRHGQYNVSGETDGERKLTELGRKQALFTGERLSILNYPWTTITQSTMTRAMETCSIIQKQLPANIPLTSSDLLMEGAPVQPDPPSKHWKPELYQFYRDGARIEAAFRKFIHRAPPEQKEDSYELIVCHANVIRYFVMRSLQLTPEAWLRLSLDHASITWLSIFPNGRVALRCYSNSGYMPPDAISH, via the exons ATGAATgacactaataaattatattttataccatctATTTCTTATTT GCGACAACCTAAAAGTCTAGTAAAACCAATTGACTCAAATAAACCAGAGCTTCAAGATAAGTATgaaaagaaaattgaaaacCAAAAGTCCTCTGCAACAAGGCACATTTTCCTTATTAGACATGGCCAGTACAATGTATCTGGTGAGACTGACGGAGAAAGAAAGTTGACTGAATTAG GGAGAAAACAAGCTCTGTTCACCGGTGAGCGCTTAAGTATATTGAATTATCCATGGACAACAATTACACAGTCAACAATGACTCGAGCAATGGAAACTTGTtcgataattcaaaaacaattgcCTGCAAATATTCCTCTAACTTCATCTGATTTATTAATGGAAGGAGCCCCAGTACAACCAGATCCACCATCCAAACACTGGAAACCTGAGTTATAT cagtTTTATAGGGATGGAGCTCGTATAGAAGCGGCTTTTCGAAAATTCATTCATAGAGCGCCACCTGAACAAAAAGAAGATTCTTATGAATTAATAGTTTGCCATGCAAatgttataagatattttgttatgag ATCATTGCAGTTGACACCAGAGGCATGGTTACGTTTGAGCCTAGATCATGCAAGTATTACTTGGCTTTCTATTTTTCCTAATGGAAGAGTAGCCTTACGATGTTATAGTAATTCAGGATACATGCCACCAGATGCTATTAGTCATTAA
- the LOC113550047 gene encoding kinesin-II 95 kDa subunit-like — METSTKRSGRQPSAKTKKENIQVIVRCRPMSSKEVSNGYTEVVKISKDDNSVAVAVPKNDDSEYKQFTFDSVFDWNSTQEELYRKMVHPLIESILNGFNATIFAYGQTGTGKTFTMEGIRDEKLPLSEQKNRGIIPRTFEQIFQTIEQSNNKQYLVFSSYLEIYQEEIHDLLEAKSKGKCDLREDKDVGVYVNNLNKYICKNVQEILKVMQEGNKNRTIGATDMNEHSSRSHAIFTVTVEIKSSTERIRVGKLNLVDLAGSERQSKSGATGQRLKEAGKINLSLSTLGNVIHALVEENSSHIPYRDSKLTRLLQDSLGGNSKTLMIANIGPASYNWDETLTTLRYANRAKNIHNAPRVNEDPKDALIRQYQDEISKLRNILNEKSSKKVTSKKGKHEEKNYDVENLQEHTKFLEKQQQDLNEKRNNILENKENLSTDDQNRMLYDIELEKAKVAEEMDFMASLITRIQSMESSVLRGGKSITDHLYEQQSQIDKRNKEIQEEIKMEQELAKNLEEIAGYTESIRETYSTLLEEVESKQAKFDKLMVLYQSLKGELKVKEDEYSNQRRDIESNQEAMTRQLKLGNIIMSNFIPQDELQSVKDRLYYDDDTNEWRMVSNQLEGHTRGCINGVINTRRNENLITLNLLTLEHKLEEYKKPEISPSLLSMLDEALKVEDDLQVDASIAERPKSVRSAVGPKIKPTSNKNYPRARGLIPK; from the coding sequence ATGGAAACATCAACAAAACGAAGTGGCCGTCAGCCTTcagctaaaacaaaaaaagaaaacatccAAGTGATTGTGAGATGTAGACCGATGAGTTCTAAAGAAGTGTCCAATGGGTATACAGAGGTTGTGAAAATATCCAAAGATGATAATtctgttgctgttgctgttcCGAAGAATGATGATTCTGAATATAAACAGTTTACGTTTGATTCTGTTTTTGATTGGAATTCCACTCAAGAAGAGCTGTATAGAAAAATGGTCCATCCACTCATTGAATCAATTTTGAATGGATTTAACGCTACTATTTTTGCATATGGGCAGACTGGAACCGGTAAGACATTTACAATGGAAGGAATCCGTGATGAAAAACTTCCTTTATCTGAACAAAAGAACCGTGGAATAATACCCAGAACTTTTGAACAGATTTTCCAAACTATTGAACAatcaaataacaaacaatatttagtGTTTTCTTCATACTTGGAAATATACCAGGAAGAAATTCATGATTTGTTAGAAGCAAAATCCAAAGGAAAATGTGACCTTCGTGAAGACAAAGATGTTGgagtttatgttaataatttaaacaaatatatttgtaaaaacgtCCAAGAAATCTTAAAAGTAATGCAAGAAGGTAATAAAAATCGAACAATTGGTGCTACAGACATGAATGAACATAGTTCTAGGAGTCATGctatttttacagttactgttgaaataaaaagttCAACCGAACGTATTAGGGTTGGTAAATTGAACCTCGTTGATTTAGCAGGTAGTGAAAGACAGAGTAAGAGTGGAGCTACTGGCCAAAGACTTAAAGAAGctggaaaaataaatctttcacTATCTACATTAGGAAATGTTATACACGCACTTGTTGAAGAAAATTCCTCGCATATACCATACAGAGACTCCAAGCTCACTCGATTATTACAAGATTCATTAGGgggtaattcaaaaacattgatGATTGCTAATATTGGTCCAGCCAGTTATAACTGGGATGAAACACTAACAACTTTACGCTATGCTAATAgagcaaaaaatatacataatgcacCACGTGTTAATGAAGACCCGAAGGATGCTTTAATTAGACAATATCAGGATGAAATATCAAAGCTacgtaacattttaaatgaaaaatcatcaaaaaaagttacttctaaaaaaggaaaacatgaggaaaaaaattatgacgtGGAAAATCTTCAAGAACATACTAAATTCTTGgaaaaacaacaacaagaTCTAAATGAAAAACGtaacaatatattagaaaataaagaaaatttatcTACTGATGATCAAAATCGTATGTTATACGATATAGAATTAGAAAAGGCTAAAGTTGCCGAAGAAATGGATTTTATGGCTTCATTGATTACTCGTATTCAGTCCATGGAAAGCAGTGTGTTAAGAGGAGGAAAATCTATAACAGATCATTTATATGAACAGCAAAGTCAAATTGATAAACGTAATAAAGAAATTcaagaagaaataaaaatggaaCAAGAACTAGCTAAAAATTTAGAAGAAATTGCTGGTTATACTGAGTCAATCAGGGAAACTTATTCAACATTGCTGGAAGAAGTAGAATCTAAACAAGCTAAATTTGACAAATTAATGGTTCTTTATCAAAGCCTTAAAGgagaattaaaagttaaagagGATGAATACTCAAATCAACGAAGAGACATTGAGTCAAATCAAGAAGCAATGACTCGTCAATTAAAActtggtaatataataatgtcaaaTTTTATTCCTCAAGATGAACTTCAGAGTGTTAAggatagattatattatgatgatgataCCAATGAGTGGCGCATGGTTAGTAATCAATTAGAAGGTCACACACGTGGCTGCATTAATGGTGTGATCAATACAAGAAGAAATgagaatttaataacattaaatttacttacacTTGAACATAAATTAGAAGAATATAAGAAACCAGAGATTTCTCCTTCATTATTGTCAATGCTTGATGAAGCATTAAAAGTTGAGGATGATTTGCAGGTTGATGCATCAATTGCAGAACGGCCAAAAAGTGTACGAAGTGCTGTTGGACCTAAGATTAAACCCacttcaaataaaaactatcctAGAGCACGAGGCttaataccaaaataa
- the LOC113550048 gene encoding protein arginine N-methyltransferase 1-like isoform X1: MTDDPTVMSVDSDSDHSFGDWVESGPDMVKCLFCELLYNDVPEAIVHCAKDHNFDLSLAKRKYTMDFYSYIKCINYTRTQIQEDENFNPSMLFEVDTQPWNDDKYLTPVLKDDPWLMIDIDDVVEDDKESESGYTVNFENNQFTLSSEHFSHIQNKIQTVTKQLEVKEKELADAYNQMLQMKDTLTKVLSAQPNDSINTASTLNLEDDHGYFGSYSSVDIHYEMLKDKVRTESYCSAILLNAPSFNGKTVLDLGTGSGILSMFMAKAQAVKVFAVDEADILYNAMDNFRENGFDDVIVPIKGRIEDVNLPIEKVDAIVSEWMGYFLLFESMLDSLIFARDKYLNKNGIMLPNECNLFICGVSDMDRYDEILGFWSDVYGFRMPSLRTETLNKAQVEIVPVDQIITEECKLCTFDMYTCDTNSTNFKVEFKLNVKKTCSMTSIVGYFDSRFDNDNTVILSTAPNCPPTHWKQTVFLLHDPIDVNEGDILVGEFQCTRNIKQVRSLIVTITINNKSYTYNVS, encoded by the exons ATGACCGATGACCCTACAGtc ATGTCTGTAGATTCAGATTCTGACCACAGTTTCGGTGACTGGGTGGAAAGTGGACCAGATATGGTAAAATGTCTGTTCTGTGAACTGTTATATAATGATGTACCAGAAGCAATTGTTCACTGTGCTAAGGaccataattttgatttatcattgGCAAAACGTAAGTATACCAtggatttttattcttatatcaAATGCATCAACTACACAAGAACTCAGATACAAGaagatgaaaattttaatcctAGTATGCTGTTTGAAGTTGATACTCAGCCGTGGAATGATGATAAATACTTAACTCCAGTTTTAAAAGATGATCCTTGGCTAATGATCG ATATTGATGATGTAGTTGAAGATGATAAAGAATCAGAATCTGGATATACagtcaattttgaaaataatcagTTTACATTGTCTTCTGAACATTTTAgccatatacaaaataaaattcaaacagtTACTAAACAA CTGGaagtaaaagaaaaagaacTGGCTGACGCATACAATCAAATGCTTCAAATGAAAGATACACTAACAAAAGTTTTATCTGCTCAACCTAATGATTCCATTAACACAGCATCTACTTTAAACTTAGAAGATGATCATGGCTATTTTGGTTCATATTCATCTGTTGACATTCACTATGAAATgcttaaa GATAAAGTACGAACAGAAAGTTATTGCTCTGCTATATTATTGAATGCGCCTTCATTTAATGGCAAAACTGTATTAGATTTAGGCACAGGTAGTGGAATACTATCTATGTTTATGGCCAAAGCACAAGCAGTTAAGGTTTTTGCCGTTGATGAAGCTGATATACTGTACAATGCTATGGAcaattttag agAAAATGGATTTGATGATGTGATTGTGCCAATCAAAGGAAGAATTGAGGATGTTAATTTACCTATTGAAAAAGTTGATGCTATTGTTTCTGAATGGATgggatattttttgttatttgaatCAATGTtagatagtttaatatttgcccgtgacaaatatttaaataaaaatggaattatGTTGCCAAATGAATGTAACCTATTTATCTGTGGTGTGAGTGATATGG atagatATGATGAAATATTAGGATTTTGGTCAGATGTATATGGTTTTCGTATGCCTTCCTTAAGGACAGAAACCTTAAACAAAGCACAAGTTGAAATTGTACCCGTTGATCAAATTATTACTGAAGAATGTAAACTTTGCACTTTTGACATGTATACATGTGATACTAATTctactaattttaaagtagaatttaaacttaatgttaaaaaaacatgCTCAATGACTAGTATAGTTGGATACTTTGATTCAAGATTTGATAATGATAACACAGTGATTTTATCAACAGCACCAAACTGTCCACCCACTCATTGGAAACAGACAGTATTTCTTCTACATGATCCAATTGATGTGAATGAAG gtgatATACTTGTTGGAGAATTCCAGTGTACcagaaatataaaacaagtaaGATCTTTAATTGTCACaatcactataaataataaaagctatacttataatgtatcttaa
- the LOC113550048 gene encoding protein arginine N-methyltransferase 3-like isoform X2: MLFEVDTQPWNDDKYLTPVLKDDPWLMIDIDDVVEDDKESESGYTVNFENNQFTLSSEHFSHIQNKIQTVTKQLEVKEKELADAYNQMLQMKDTLTKVLSAQPNDSINTASTLNLEDDHGYFGSYSSVDIHYEMLKDKVRTESYCSAILLNAPSFNGKTVLDLGTGSGILSMFMAKAQAVKVFAVDEADILYNAMDNFRENGFDDVIVPIKGRIEDVNLPIEKVDAIVSEWMGYFLLFESMLDSLIFARDKYLNKNGIMLPNECNLFICGVSDMDRYDEILGFWSDVYGFRMPSLRTETLNKAQVEIVPVDQIITEECKLCTFDMYTCDTNSTNFKVEFKLNVKKTCSMTSIVGYFDSRFDNDNTVILSTAPNCPPTHWKQTVFLLHDPIDVNEGDILVGEFQCTRNIKQVRSLIVTITINNKSYTYNVS; the protein is encoded by the exons ATGCTGTTTGAAGTTGATACTCAGCCGTGGAATGATGATAAATACTTAACTCCAGTTTTAAAAGATGATCCTTGGCTAATGATCG ATATTGATGATGTAGTTGAAGATGATAAAGAATCAGAATCTGGATATACagtcaattttgaaaataatcagTTTACATTGTCTTCTGAACATTTTAgccatatacaaaataaaattcaaacagtTACTAAACAA CTGGaagtaaaagaaaaagaacTGGCTGACGCATACAATCAAATGCTTCAAATGAAAGATACACTAACAAAAGTTTTATCTGCTCAACCTAATGATTCCATTAACACAGCATCTACTTTAAACTTAGAAGATGATCATGGCTATTTTGGTTCATATTCATCTGTTGACATTCACTATGAAATgcttaaa GATAAAGTACGAACAGAAAGTTATTGCTCTGCTATATTATTGAATGCGCCTTCATTTAATGGCAAAACTGTATTAGATTTAGGCACAGGTAGTGGAATACTATCTATGTTTATGGCCAAAGCACAAGCAGTTAAGGTTTTTGCCGTTGATGAAGCTGATATACTGTACAATGCTATGGAcaattttag agAAAATGGATTTGATGATGTGATTGTGCCAATCAAAGGAAGAATTGAGGATGTTAATTTACCTATTGAAAAAGTTGATGCTATTGTTTCTGAATGGATgggatattttttgttatttgaatCAATGTtagatagtttaatatttgcccgtgacaaatatttaaataaaaatggaattatGTTGCCAAATGAATGTAACCTATTTATCTGTGGTGTGAGTGATATGG atagatATGATGAAATATTAGGATTTTGGTCAGATGTATATGGTTTTCGTATGCCTTCCTTAAGGACAGAAACCTTAAACAAAGCACAAGTTGAAATTGTACCCGTTGATCAAATTATTACTGAAGAATGTAAACTTTGCACTTTTGACATGTATACATGTGATACTAATTctactaattttaaagtagaatttaaacttaatgttaaaaaaacatgCTCAATGACTAGTATAGTTGGATACTTTGATTCAAGATTTGATAATGATAACACAGTGATTTTATCAACAGCACCAAACTGTCCACCCACTCATTGGAAACAGACAGTATTTCTTCTACATGATCCAATTGATGTGAATGAAG gtgatATACTTGTTGGAGAATTCCAGTGTACcagaaatataaaacaagtaaGATCTTTAATTGTCACaatcactataaataataaaagctatacttataatgtatcttaa
- the LOC113550049 gene encoding alpha-N-acetylgalactosaminidase-like, whose amino-acid sequence MIVTTALRWACCLIIVAIQGLDGLDNGLALTPPMGWLAWQRYRCITDCETYPDECVNEKLFMRAADLLVSEGYSELGYNYVIVDDCWLAKNRSADGKLEADKIRFPSGIKALSDYVHSKGLKFGLYEDWGTKTCAGYPGVLGHEELDAKTFAEWDVDYVKLDGCYSNVRHMDKGYPEFGRHLNNTGRPMVYSCSWPAYQEEKGMLIDYASMAKHCNLWRNYDDIDDSWESMIKIADYFAQKQEFWAKYAGPGHWNDPDMLLIGNFGLTYDQSKTQMAIWAVLAAPLLMSNKLTEVHPQFKEILQNKEVIEVNQDKLGIQGTRVFRDKGIDIWTRPVEPFNNGYHSYAVAFVSRRVDGAPYPYNITLGDLGLKNPNGYSLINLFGKEKSPSSCIYTSSDPVKVRIIPSGVVFLRMNIENSNKPCTDNSKSQFFK is encoded by the exons ATGATCGTCACCACAGCGCTGCGATGGGCTTGCTGTTTGATCATCGTGGCTATACAAGGGCTTGACGGACTCGATAATGGGCTCGCACTCACACCACCGATGGGGTGGCTTGCGTGGCAGCGTTACAGGTGCATCACAGATTGCGAAACGTACCCCGACGAATGTGTCAA cgaaaaattgtttatgagAGCAGCGGATCTATTAGTTAGCGAAGGCTACTCTGAATTGGGTTATAATTATGTCATAGTGGACGACTGTTGGTTGGCCAAGAACAGATCGGCGGATGGAAAATTAGAAGCCGATAAAATAAGGTTCCCAAGTGGTATTAAAGCCTTATCAGACTAT GTACATTCTAAAGGTCTTAAGTTTGGATTATATGAAGACTGGGGTACTAAGACATGTGCAGGATATCCTGGAGTATTGGGTCACGAAGAGCTAGATGCTAAGACATTTGCAGAATGGGATGTTGACTACGTCAAACTAGATGGATGTTATTCAAACGTTAGACACATGGATAAAG gctATCCTGAATTCGGGagacatttaaataacactGGAAGACCAATGGTGTATTCTTGTAGTTGGCCAGCTTATCAAGAAGAAAAGGGAATGTTA ATTGACTATGCATCAATGGCTAAACACTGTAATCTTTGGCGTAACTACGATGATATTGATGACTCGTGGGAAAGTATGATCAAAATAGCAGATTATTTTGCACAAAAACAAGAATTTTGGGCAAAATACGCTGGACCTGGACATTGGAATGATCCAGACATG cttttaattGGTAATTTTGGATTAACATATGATCAAAGTAAAACACAAATGGCTATTTGGGCAGTACTAGCTGCTCCATTACTGatgtcaaataaattaacagaAGTACACCcacaatttaaagaaattttacaaaacaaagAAGTTATTGAAGTCAATCAAGACAAACTTGGTATACAAGGCACTAGAGTGTTTAGA gatAAAGGTATTGATATTTGGACTAGACCAGTTGAACCTTTTAATAACGGATACCATTCGTACGCCGTAGCATTTGTAAGCCGTCGTGTTGACGGTGCTCCTTATCCGTACAATATAACATTGGGAGATTTGGGTCTGAAAAATCCTAATGGCTATTCACTTATT aacctTTTTGGAAAAGAAAAAAGTCCATCCTcttgtatttatacatcaaGCGATCCAGTAAAAGTTCGAATAATTCCTTCAG GAGTGGTTTTCTTGCGAATGAACATAGAAAACTCAAACAAACCATGTACAGATAATAGCAAGAGTCAGTTTTTCAAGTGA
- the LOC113560571 gene encoding alpha-N-acetylgalactosaminidase-like: MLNSISVTVAAFAVVLHGVTGLDNGLALTPPMGWLAWQRYRCITDCETYPDECVSEKLFMNAADLLVSEGYADLGYKYVIVDDCWLAKNRSDDGKLEADKTRFPSGIKALSDYVHSKGLKFGLYQDWGEKTCAGYPGVLGSEAMDAKQFAEWEVDYVKLDGCYSNVRDMDRGYVEFGKHLNNTGRPMVYSCSWPAYQEDKGMRINYALMAQHCNLWRNYGDIDDSWSSVTSIADYFATKQEFWAQYAGPGHWNDPDMLLIGNFGLTIDQSKSQMAIWAVLAAPLFMSNKLSAVRPEFKEILQNVEVIKVNQDALGIQGTRVFRDKGIDIWTRPVEPVHRGNYSYAVAFVSRREDGAPYPYKIALEDLGLNHHIGYTIKNLFDKPTSNGIKHYALPKTVVHVRVIPSGVVFLRFDIITIKLEDDIYNSELNKTITFT; this comes from the exons ATGTTGAATTCGATTTCGGTAACGGTTGCAGCGTTTGCCGTCGTGCTGCACGGGGTCACCGGCCTCGACAACGGGTTGGCTTTAACACCGCCGATGGGATGGCTCGCGTGGCAAAGATACAGGTGTATCACAGACTGCGAAACGTATCCCGACGAATGTGTCAG TGAAAAGCTGTTTATGAATGCGGCTGATTTGTTGGTCAGTGAAGGCTACGCAGACTTGGGATACAAATACGTAATCGTGGACGACTGTTGGTTGGCTAAAAACAGATCGGACGACGGGAAGTTGGAAGCCGACAAGACGAGGTTCCCGAGCGGTATCAAAGCACTGTCTGACTAC GTGCACTCGAAAGGGTTGAAATTTGGCTTGTATCAAGACTGGGGCGAGAAAACTTGTGCCGGTTACCCGGGCGTGCTGGGCAGCGAAGCGATGGACGCCAAACAGTTCGCCGAATGGGAAGTCgattacgtaaaattagacgGATGTTATTCGAACGTCAGGGATATGGATAGGG GTTACGTCGAATTCGGAAAACACCTGAACAATACAGGAAGACCAATGGTGTACTCGTGTAGCTGGCCGGCGTATCAAGAAGACAAGGGAATGcgg ATCAATTACGCGTTGATGGCTCAACACTGTAACCTGTGGCGTAACTACGGAGACATTGACGATTCGTGGAGTAGTGTGACATCCATAGCTGATTACTTTGCAACGAAGCAAGAGTTCTGGGCGCAGTATGCAGGACCCGGACACTGGAACGATCCAGACATG ctCCTGATCGGTAACTTTGGTCTGACAATCGACCAAAGCAAATCGCAAATGGCCATTTGGGCTGTGTTGGCCGCTCCCCTGTTTATGTCCAACAAATTGTCCGCCGTACGTCCGGAGTTCAAAGAAATCTTACAAAACGTCGAAGTCATCAAAGTCAATCAAGACGCTTTGGGAATACAAGGCACTCGAGTATTTAGG GATAAGGGTATTGACATTTGGACCCGACCAGTCGAACCGGTTCATCGTGGAAATTATTCATACGCGGTGGCGTTTGTGAGTCGTCGCGAGGATGGCGCTCCTTACCCGTACAAAATAGCTCTGGAAGACTTAGGACTGAACCATCACATTGGTTACACGATTAAG aatttgtttgataaacCTACCTCAAACGGTATCAAACACTACGCCTTGCCAAAGACTGTGGTCCACGTAAGAGTTATTCCGtcag GTGTTGTGTTCCTACGATTCGACATTATCACGATCAAATTGGAAGACGATATTTACAACAGCGAACTCAACAAAACCataacatttacataa
- the LOC113549070 gene encoding CDP-diacylglycerol--glycerol-3-phosphate 3-phosphatidyltransferase, mitochondrial, with the protein MTTSCDKNCYLSKFKWLQKFGPSYSVKAENITALKSPSEFYRTLLDRCRTAKHRIVIASLYLGIGNLEQDLVNTLKDAMENRRELSVRVLLDANRGSRGKVSSRTMLMPILNPSFDCRVFLYHTPKLRGLLRLLLPDRYNELIGIQHMKLYMFDDSIIISGANLSQDYFTNRQDRYIIIEDCKSLVDFYIGLVELLGRMSFQLTNKNTLTLDPTWEHHPYKSPYKTYASEARKQLMQYYNTHILKQSTSEKVTDTVVYPLIEFPPFNIHHDSQTTDLLMCNAEPGSTMHMATGYFNIPDIYINTMFQKSLANFKILFSHPMANSFQQAKGPAGFIPTAYSYLTNSFYSKIEKLKLHERITCFEYQRTGWTFHSKGLWYTPNKSELPVLTAVGSSNYGARSLNCDLESQLIIVTNNQKLQQNFHTEKCDIFKSTSLYIPDSDFKAPLWVRFVLRMFRNYF; encoded by the exons atgactaCTAGCTGTGACAAAAACTGTTATCTTTCCAAATTCAAATGGCTGCAAAAGTTTGGACCATCATACTCAGTTAAAGCAGAAAAC ATCACAGCGTTGAAGAGTCCCTCGGAGTTTTATCGCACACTTTTAGACCGATGTCGTACAGCAAAACATCGCATTGTAATAGCTTCTTTGTACCTGGGCATTGGGAATCTAGAGCAAGATCTT GTAAACACCTTAAAAGATGCTATGGAAAACAGGCGAGAATTGAGCGTGAGGGTTTTGTTGGACGCTAATCGTGGGTCTAGAGGTAAAGTAAGTTCACGTACCATGTTGATGCCCATACTGAATCCATCATTTGATTGTCGT gtATTTTTGTATCATACTCCGAAATTGAGAGGTCTTCTACGGTTGCTGTTACCTGACagatataatgaattaataggAATACAGCATATGAAACTATATATGTTTGATGACTCTATAATTATCAGCGGTGCAAATTTAAGTCaagattattttactaatcg acaaGACAGATACATCATCATTGAAGACTGCAAGTCATTAgtagatttttatataggaTTAGTTGAATTACTAGGCCGTATGTCGTTTCAACtgacaaataaaaacactttaaCATTGGATCCTACCTGGGAACATCATCCTTATAAGAGTCCTTATAAAACTTATGCTTCAGAGGCTAGAAAACAgttaatgcaatattataatacacacattcTAAAACAATCAACTTCTGAAAAAG TTACAGACACGGTAGTTTATCCTTTAATTGAATTCCCTCcatttaatatacatcatgATAGTCAAACAACTGATCTTCTTATGTGTAATGCTGAACCTGGATCTACAATGCATATGGCCACTGGATACTTTAACATACcagatatttacattaatactaTGTTCCAAAAATCATTGGCtaacttcaaaatattattttctcatcCAATGGCTAATTCATTTCAACAAGCTAAAGGACCTGCTGGATTTATACCTACTGCATACAGTTATCTcacaaatagtttttatagtaaaattgaaaaactcaAACTTCATGAACGGATCACATGTTTTGAATACCAAAGAACTGGATGGACATTTCATTCCAAGGGTTTGTGGTACACTCCAAACAAGTCTGAATTGCCTGTACTAACAGCTGTTGGCTCTTCAAATTATG gagCCAGATCATTAAATTGTGATTTAGAATCACAATTGATAATTGTAACAAATAACCAAAAATTGCAACAAAACTTTCATACAGAgaaatgtgatatttttaaatcaacatcattatatataccaGACAGTGACTTTAAAGCACCACTCTGGGTACGATTTGTTTTAAGAatgtttagaaattatttttaa